The following proteins come from a genomic window of Pangasianodon hypophthalmus isolate fPanHyp1 chromosome 24, fPanHyp1.pri, whole genome shotgun sequence:
- the man1b1b gene encoding mannosidase, alpha, class 1B, member 1b, with protein sequence MIAPARKDFVSLAVDESGAYTNGKQRKQSYLRKWKQLSSLQRSLILFVLVLLLISGIAGYPGLLTHWGAQSDTAEGGNDGGGMLSQIEMKSEGKAILLEPPSERKGFRKRGPPILQNRSQFKGNGSEPQGVEMKKMVQEEDGNKSLISWRGAVIKMDEVTDTKKKEMLPESEDSSVVASRLEAVREAFRHAWKGYKDFAWGHDELKPISKSYTEWFGLGLTLIDALDTMWILELKKEFEEARQWVATQLSFEKNVDVNLFESTIRILGGLLSTYHLTGDALFLDKAKDIGSRLMPAFSTPSKIPYSDVNIGSGVAHPPRWTSDSTVAEVTTTQLEFRELSRLTGDPKYQDAVMEVMKQVHKLEGKHDGLVPMFINTNNGQFTHLGVYTLGARADSYYEYLLKQWIQGGKIETELLEDYMQAVEGIKKNLLKKSSPLGLTFVGELSHGRFSPKMDHLVCFLPGTLALGAHHGLPVEHMELAGQLMETCYQMYTQMETGLSPEIVHFNMEAGSTQDVDVKPADRHNLLRPETVESLFYLYRFTKDKKYQTWGWEIFQNFNKYTRVETGGYTSINNVRDPKSPSPRDKMESFFLGETLKYFYLLFSDNLDLINLDTYIFNTEAHPLPIWPKAK encoded by the exons ATGATCGCACCAGCCAGAAAGGATTTTGTGTCTCTAGCAGTAGATGAAAGTGGGGCTTATACGAATGGCAAACAGCGCAAGCAGTCATACTTGAGG AAATGGAAGCAGTTGTCCAGCCTGCAGCGCAGCCTTATCCTGTTTGTTCTGGTTCTGCTCCTGATCAGTGGGATTGCCGGATACCCCGGTCTCTTGACACATTGGGGAG CTCAGTCAGACACAGCAGAAGGAGGGAACGATGGTGGTGGGATGCTGTCACAAATCGAGATGAAGAGTGAAGGCAAAGCTATTCTGCTCGAGCCTCCTTCAGAG AGAAAGGGCTTTCGTAAGCGAGGACCACCCATCCTACAGAACCGCTCACAGTTTAAAGGAAATGGCTCTGAGCCACAGGGAGTGGAGATGAAGAAGATGGTGCAGGAGGAGGATGGGAACAAGTCCCTAATCAG TTGGCGTGGCGCCGTGATCAAAATGGACGAAGTCACGGATACTAAGAAGAAAGAGATGCTGCCTGAGTCCGAGGACTCGTCAGTAG TGGCGAGCAGGCTGGAGGCAGTGAGGGAGGCTTTCCGACATGCCTGGAAAGGCTACAAAGACTTTGCTTGGGGTCATGATGAGCTCAAACCCATTTCAAAATCTTACACTGAATGGTTTGGACTGGGACTAACTCTTATTGATGCACTGGATACTATGTGGATTTTGGAGCTGAAAAAAG AGTTTGAGGAAGCCAGGCAGTgggtggccacacagctgtccTTTGAGAAAAACGTGGACGTGAACCTGTTCGAGAGCACCATCCGTATACTGGGCGGCCTGCTCAGCACTTACCATCTGACCGGTGACGCATTGTTCCTGGacaaagct AAAGACATCGGCTCCAGGCTGATGCCCGCTTTCAGCACACCGTCAAAGATCCCATACTCAGACGTGAACATCGGTAGTGGTGTGGCTCATCCACCACGCTGGACCTCTGATAGCACTGTCGCCGAGGTGACCACTACACAGCTGGAGTTCCGCGAGCTGAGCCGACTCACCGGAGATCCCAAATACCAG GATGCAGTAATGGAAGTAATGAAGCAGGTGCACAAACTGGAAGGGAAGCACGATGGCCTGGTGCCCATGTTCATCAACACCAACAACGGGCAGTTCACTCACCTGGGCGTGTACACGTTGGGTGCCAGAGCTGACAGCTACTATGAATACCTGCTCAAGCAGTGGATTCAGGGAGGCAAGATTGAGACCGA GTTGTTGGAGGACTACATGCAGGCGGTGGAGGGGATTAAAAAGAACCTGCTGAAGAAGTCTTCTCCTCTTGGCCTTACGTTTGTAGGAGAGCTGTCTCACGGACGCTTCAGCCCCAAGATG GATCATTTAGTGTGCTTCCTGCCTGGCACGCTGGCCCTGGGGGCGCACCACGGCCTGCCAGTCGAGCACATGGAGCTGGCAGGGCAGCTGATGGAGACCTGCTACCAGATGTACACACAGATGGAGACAGGCCTGAGTCCTGAGATAGTGCACTTCAACATGGAGGCAGGCAGCACACAGGATGTGGATGTTAAA CCTGCAGACAGACACAACCTGTTACGGCCAGAAACCGTGGAAAGCCTCTTCTACCTGTACCGGTTCACCAAGGACAAGAAGTACCAGACCTGGGGTTGGGAGATCTTTCAAAACTTCAATAAATACACCAGG GTTGAAACTGGTGGTTACACCTCCATCAATAATGTGCGGGACCCGAAGTCTCCCAGTCCACGAGACAAGATGGAGAGCTTCTTCCTGGGCGAGACACTCAAATACTTCTACCTGCTGTTTTCAGACAACTTGGACCTTATTAACCTGGACACATACATCTTCAACACAGAGGCCCATCCTTTGCCCATATGGCCAAAGGCTAAGTGA